One window of Thermocoleostomius sinensis A174 genomic DNA carries:
- a CDS encoding cytochrome P450: MMKLIARPLEYLEDYGQRYGDMFRVGNSRPPVVYVSNPKAIQEIFATSPDCFQTGGGGKVLQLLLGEQSVVLLDGDRHQRQRKLLMPPFHGDRLRAYSQLICDTTQHVTTAQWQTGKPFRVRLTMQEITLRVILKAVFGISEGERYDQLRVLLSSLLDSIGSPLSASLIFFGALQQDWGAWSPWGRFLRLKQRVDRLLLDEIHDRQTSQVVGDDILSLLLSARDEAGQPMTDLELRDELVTLLLAGHETTASALSWALYWVHYLPEIQEKLRSELANLGPQPQPSALARLPYLTAVCQETLRIYPVTLTTGVRVLKAPMAILNYNIEAGTVLFPCTYLLHHRDDLYPDSKQFQPERFLERSFAAHEFIPFGGGHRYCIGAAMAMLEMKLVLATVLLNWQLSLVNPRSIRPVRRGLTVAPPANLQLIAISSLH, encoded by the coding sequence ATGATGAAGTTGATCGCTCGTCCATTGGAGTACTTAGAAGACTATGGCCAACGCTACGGTGACATGTTTCGAGTGGGAAACAGCCGACCACCTGTGGTATACGTGAGCAACCCGAAAGCCATTCAGGAAATTTTTGCAACGAGTCCTGATTGCTTTCAAACTGGCGGCGGCGGTAAAGTGCTCCAGCTTTTGTTGGGGGAACAGTCGGTGGTGTTACTAGATGGCGATCGCCATCAGCGACAGCGCAAACTATTGATGCCACCGTTTCATGGCGATCGACTGCGGGCCTATAGTCAACTGATCTGTGATACAACCCAACACGTGACAACGGCTCAGTGGCAGACTGGAAAACCGTTTCGTGTGCGTTTGACGATGCAAGAGATCACGCTGCGCGTGATTTTAAAGGCGGTATTTGGCATCAGTGAGGGTGAGCGTTATGACCAACTGCGAGTCCTGTTAAGTTCATTGCTCGATTCGATCGGCTCTCCCTTAAGCGCCAGTCTGATCTTCTTTGGAGCACTTCAGCAAGATTGGGGAGCCTGGAGTCCGTGGGGACGGTTTCTGCGGCTGAAACAACGGGTCGATCGCCTTCTTTTAGATGAAATTCACGATCGGCAAACCAGTCAGGTAGTGGGTGATGATATCTTGTCGCTGCTGCTGTCAGCCCGTGATGAAGCCGGACAACCGATGACTGACCTGGAACTGCGCGATGAATTGGTAACGCTATTACTGGCTGGACATGAAACCACAGCTTCTGCTCTAAGCTGGGCGCTCTATTGGGTACACTATCTGCCAGAAATTCAGGAGAAACTGCGATCGGAATTGGCGAACCTGGGGCCTCAGCCTCAACCCAGCGCCCTTGCCCGTTTGCCCTATCTCACTGCTGTTTGCCAAGAAACGCTGCGGATTTACCCAGTCACATTGACCACCGGAGTTCGGGTTTTAAAAGCACCAATGGCTATATTGAACTATAACATTGAAGCAGGCACTGTGCTGTTTCCCTGTACGTATCTGCTGCACCATCGCGACGATCTCTATCCTGATTCCAAACAATTTCAGCCAGAACGATTTCTAGAGCGATCGTTTGCAGCGCACGAATTTATTCCCTTTGGCGGGGGGCATCGCTATTGCATTGGGGCAGCCATGGCCATGCTGGAGATGAAGCTAGTGTTGGCTACGGTGCTTTTAAACTGGCAACTATCGTTGGTAAATCCGCGATCGATTCGACCAGTGCGACGGGGGCTGACGGTGGCTCCACCTGCGAATTTGCAACTAATAGCAATATCTAGCTTGCATTGA
- a CDS encoding nuclear transport factor 2 family protein: MNTLHETEIIACETALLTAMKTNNVEYLDRLLHDNLLFNGPTGETITKAIDLNNYRSGDINLHTIEPSHYQISAIEDNIIVTVTVEIQGNYLGQEINGKFRYLRVWKWFETTWKVIAGSVVRLNAEME, translated from the coding sequence ATGAATACTCTTCACGAAACCGAAATCATTGCTTGTGAAACTGCTCTCTTGACGGCAATGAAAACCAATAATGTTGAATATTTAGATCGGTTGCTCCACGACAATCTTTTATTTAATGGGCCAACGGGTGAAACGATTACTAAAGCCATAGATTTGAATAATTATCGTTCAGGCGACATTAATCTGCATACGATCGAACCCAGTCATTATCAAATAAGTGCGATCGAAGATAATATAATTGTGACTGTCACTGTAGAAATTCAAGGAAATTATTTAGGGCAGGAAATTAATGGTAAATTTCGCTACCTCCGAGTGTGGAAATGGTTTGAAACTACTTGGAAAGTAATTGCAGGCAGTGTTGTTAGGCTGAATGCTGAGATGGAGTAA